The sequence below is a genomic window from Nakaseomyces glabratus chromosome F, complete sequence.
GGTCTATCGGTGTGATTGTATACACATTGCTGTGTGGTTATTCTGCTTTTGTAGCTGAGACTGTAGATGGTTTCCTAGAAGAATGTACACAGAACAAATATCCTGTTACATTTCACAAGCCTTACTGGGATAATATATCTGATGAAGCCAAGAACTTTATCTTGAGAGCACTAACATTGGATCCAGCTGAAAGACCAACAGCTGCAGAATTAATGAAAGACCCATGGATTACCAACACTAGGCCCGAGACCGCTAACATTTACCCAGAGATTAGAAAGGGCTTCGATTTACGTAAGAAGTTGCGTGATGCTATTGAGATAGTTAAATTGAATAACAGAATTAAGAAGTTGAGAAGCCTATACATGGTTGAGACTGATACTGATATCGAGGAGAATGTGGCTTCTGTTGCATTTAATACATTGGCAAGCTCATTAAATGATCTCAGACTTCATTCACAAAAAAGAGTGGGTCAACTAACGGCAGAACAAAGAAGATTAAAATCTGCACTTACTCAAGATACTTTTGCGCAGATTGTGAGGGCtgcaacaaaaaataaagaaagaatcTGGGGTGAAAAGACGGCGTCCCCTACGCCTAGTCAATCATCTACCTCATCTACTTCTACTaacaagaaataataaatgctagtctattatttttgtctAAGATTCGATACTTAACTTTTTATTTAGTACATAACATTTGCTTTTATTCCTTTCTATCTTAAATGGCATATCGATTTTTTTAGTATCTCCTCAATTTCCTTCTTTGTAGCCTTTCTGCTCTTGTCAAAGAATGATCTTCTACTACACTCGTATCAGCCTCACTAAATTCATCAACTGAATCGATCACATCGTCATCGTAATCGCTGGTGTTGTCTAGATCTTCGTTGTCTGATTCTGTATAGTCAAAGGCTTCGTGCAAAGCTTTCCGAGACCTGAGATTTCTTAAACGTTCACCGCTAGTGCTTTCTTCAGCAGATGTTGTTTGAAGATTGCTTCTACTAATAGCTGTTCCTATGTCTTGCCATTCTTTAACGTTTTGCAAAAGAAACTTCATTTTATCGTCTGATTTTTCGAAggataatttttcaagatCTTTCAAATTGGAGATTAATTGCTCGAATTCATTATCGTTTCTCGCCAAAGCATACCAATAACTATCTCCCTTTTTATCTGTGCCTTGGGTGATATCCCTTGCAAGCTTGACTTTgtcaaaaaataacaatgtGAATTCTGATATACAGCCGCTTTGTTTGGTAACAATACTATGATCTTTACAAAAACCTTTGTATTTGTACGAATCCATTCTACGCTTGATAGTCATCCCATTTTTAGTGTTTATCTTGTTAGAATCCTTATAGGACGATAGGCTGGGTACATAAAACTCTCCAATGTCTTTTAGAGCCATGACCAAAGACTCTAACTTTCTCAATTTATACACCTCATTTGTATAAGGATCATTCAAGGGATTATCCAATCCTTCGAGCTCAAAAAGTTTACTCCATAAGTCATACAATCgaatatcaatattatcaCGTTCGGTATATGATGCAGCGTAATATTTCTCCCTTATcttcttatatatttcaaatttcttgtCGAAATTGGCAGATTTATAACTATGCCTTCTCTTCCAGCGTAGTTCGtatctttctctttctgaTTTGCAAAGAGCCAAATAATCATCCCTGATTTCATCATAAGTCTTTGCAGTATAGTTTGGCATCATATATGTTGCTATCCCAATAGATGGTTCTTCCTTTAAGTGAGATAGCCTAAATATCTCGGCATTTATATGAGGTGCATAAGATAAGCACCAATCGGAAAGGCATTCAAGTAAAAGTATGCGATCGTT
It includes:
- a CDS encoding uncharacterized protein (CAGL0F04763g~Ortholog(s) have role in chromatin silencing, sister chromatid cohesion and nucleus localization); the protein is MDGALKRKRQFTFDDFTTVKVVSRPEKLAKVIPAPSTADGDDKADPEAIEVLSEETEIEHTLRLKQFSKEDTIKSSHVSIDTGTYGEYGNADLMKLLKLNPVAYAGRIVKIMAMIDKFDACFDPHLHSLTFRDFEVGLSLVDVGGNTDTDAEDKMDLLLFTFLKLLNVQSVKSNFNPPTLHQLKNGNKPYSKMFSKVRTISSTSDWGYPREWRQLADEENPINTLTLSRAGLKVLEPNDRILLLECLSDWCLSYAPHINAEIFRLSHLKEEPSIGIATYMMPNYTAKTYDEIRDDYLALCKSERERYELRWKRRHSYKSANFDKKFEIYKKIREKYYAASYTERDNIDIRLYDLWSKLFELEGLDNPLNDPYTNEVYKLRKLESLVMALKDIGEFYVPSLSSYKDSNKINTKNGMTIKRRMDSYKYKGFCKDHSIVTKQSGCISEFTLLFFDKVKLARDITQGTDKKGDSYWYALARNDNEFEQLISNLKDLEKLSFEKSDDKMKFLLQNVKEWQDIGTAISRSNLQTTSAEESTSGERLRNLRSRKALHEAFDYTESDNEDLDNTSDYDDDVIDSVDEFSEADTSVVEDHSLTRAERLQRRKLRRY